In the genome of Manis javanica isolate MJ-LG chromosome 17, MJ_LKY, whole genome shotgun sequence, one region contains:
- the IRX5 gene encoding iroquois-class homeodomain protein IRX-5 isoform X2: MSYPQGYLYQPSASLALYSCPAYSTSVISGPRTDELGRSSSGSAFSPYAGSTAFTAPSPGYNSHLQYGADPAAAAAAAFSSYVGSPYDHTPGMAGSLGYHPYAAPLGSYPYGDPAYRKNATRDATATLKAWLNEHRKNPYPTKGEKIMLAIITKMTLTQVSTWFANARRRLKKENKMTWTPRNRSEDEEEEENIDLEKNDEDEPQKPEDKGDAEGPEGGVEQKAASGCERLQGPPTPIGKETEGSLSDSDFKEPPSEGRLDAMPGPPRAGGPSPGGPAAARLAEDPAPHYPSGAPAPGPHPAAGELPPGPGGPSVIHSPPPPPPQAVLAKPKLWSLAEIATSSDKVKDGGGGSEGSPCPPCPGPVAGQALGGSRASPAPAPSRSPSAQCPFPGGTVLSRPLYYTAPFYPGYTNYGSFGHLHGHPGPGPGPTTGPGSHFNGLNQTVLNRADALAKDPKMLRSQSQLDLCKDSPYELKKGMSDI, from the exons ATGTCCTACCCGCAGGGCTACTTGTACCAGCCGTCCGCCTCGCTGGCGCTCTACTCGTGCCCGGCGTACAGCACCAGCGTCATCTCGGGGCCCCGTACGGATGAGCTCGGCCGCTCGTCGTCGGGCTCAGCGTTCTCGCCCTACGCCGGCTCCACCGCCTTCACGGCGCCCTCGCCGGGCTACAACTCGCACCTCCAGTACGGCGCAGACCCCGCGGCGGCGGCAGCCGCCGCCTTCTCTTCATATGTG ggctctcccTACGACCATACACCGGGCATGGCAGGCTCCTTGGGGTACCACCCTTACGCGGCGCCCCTGGGCTCATACCCATATGGGGACCCCGCGTACCGGAAGAACGCCACGCGGGACGCCACCGCTACGCTGAAGGCCTGGCTCAACGAGCACCGCAAGAACCCCTACCCCACCAAGGGCGAGAAGATCATGCTGGCCATCATCACCAAGATGACCCTCACCCAGGTGTCCACCTGGTTCGCCAACGCGCGCCGGCGCCTcaagaaggagaacaagatgacGTGGACGCCGCGGAACCGCAGCGAGGacgaggaggaagaggagaacatTGATCTGGAGAAGAACGACGAGGATGAGCCCCAGAAGCCGGAGGACAAGGGCGACGCCGAGGGCCCCGAAGGAG GAGTGGAGCAGAAGGCGGCCTCGGGCTGCGAACGGCTGCAGGGGCCGCCCACCCCAATCGGCAAGGAGACCGAGGGCAGCCTCAGCGACTCGGATTTTAAGGAGCCGCCATCCGAGGGCCGCCTCGACGCGATGCCCGGGCCCCCCCGCGCCGGCGGTCCCTCCCCAGGCGGGCCAGCGGCGGCGCGACTGGCGGAGGACCCGGCCCCTCATTACCCCTCGGGTGCGCCGGCCCCGGGCCCGCACCCAGCCGCGGGAGAGCTGCCGCCAGGTCCCGGCGGGCCCTCGGTCATACACTCTCCGCCACCACCGCCGCCGCAGGCGGTGCTCGCCAAGCCCAAGCTATGGTCTCTGGCAGAGATAGCCACATCCTCGGACAAGGTCAAGGACGGGGGCGGCGGGAGTGAGGGCTCTCCGTGCCCACCGTGCCCCGGGCCCGTAGCCGGGCAAGCCCTAGGAGGCAGCCGCGCGTCGCCGGCTCCGGCGCCATCGCGCTCGCCCTCGGCGCAGTGTCCCTTTCCAGGCGGGACGGTGCTGTCCCGACCCCTGTACTACACGGCGCCCTTCTATCCCGGCTACACGAACTATGGCTCCTTCGGACACCTTCACGGCCATCCAGGGCCTGGGCCAGGCCCCACAACCGGTCCGGGCTCGCATTTCAATGGATTAAACCAGACCGTGTTGAACCGAGCGGACGCTTTGGCTAAAGACCCGAAAATGTTGCGGAGCCAGTCCCAGCTAGACCTGTGCAAAGACTCTCCCTATGAATTGAAGAAAGGTATGTCCGACATTTAA
- the IRX5 gene encoding iroquois-class homeodomain protein IRX-5 isoform X1, translated as MSYPQGYLYQPSASLALYSCPAYSTSVISGPRTDELGRSSSGSAFSPYAGSTAFTAPSPGYNSHLQYGADPAAAAAAAFSSYVGSPYDHTPGMAGSLGYHPYAAPLGSYPYGDPAYRKNATRDATATLKAWLNEHRKNPYPTKGEKIMLAIITKMTLTQVSTWFANARRRLKKENKMTWTPRNRSEDEEEEENIDLEKNDEDEPQKPEDKGDAEGPEGGVEQKAASGCERLQGPPTPIGKETEGSLSDSDFKEPPSEGRLDAMPGPPRAGGPSPGGPAAARLAEDPAPHYPSGAPAPGPHPAAGELPPGPGGPSVIHSPPPPPPQAVLAKPKLWSLAEIATSSDKVKDGGGGSEGSPCPPCPGPVAGQALGGSRASPAPAPSRSPSAQCPFPGGTVLSRPLYYTAPFYPGYTNYGSFGHLHGHPGPGPGPTTGPGSHFNGLNQTVLNRADALAKDPKMLRSQSQLDLCKDSPYELKKDDEVSISLCSRLRTTWSSDPC; from the exons ATGTCCTACCCGCAGGGCTACTTGTACCAGCCGTCCGCCTCGCTGGCGCTCTACTCGTGCCCGGCGTACAGCACCAGCGTCATCTCGGGGCCCCGTACGGATGAGCTCGGCCGCTCGTCGTCGGGCTCAGCGTTCTCGCCCTACGCCGGCTCCACCGCCTTCACGGCGCCCTCGCCGGGCTACAACTCGCACCTCCAGTACGGCGCAGACCCCGCGGCGGCGGCAGCCGCCGCCTTCTCTTCATATGTG ggctctcccTACGACCATACACCGGGCATGGCAGGCTCCTTGGGGTACCACCCTTACGCGGCGCCCCTGGGCTCATACCCATATGGGGACCCCGCGTACCGGAAGAACGCCACGCGGGACGCCACCGCTACGCTGAAGGCCTGGCTCAACGAGCACCGCAAGAACCCCTACCCCACCAAGGGCGAGAAGATCATGCTGGCCATCATCACCAAGATGACCCTCACCCAGGTGTCCACCTGGTTCGCCAACGCGCGCCGGCGCCTcaagaaggagaacaagatgacGTGGACGCCGCGGAACCGCAGCGAGGacgaggaggaagaggagaacatTGATCTGGAGAAGAACGACGAGGATGAGCCCCAGAAGCCGGAGGACAAGGGCGACGCCGAGGGCCCCGAAGGAG GAGTGGAGCAGAAGGCGGCCTCGGGCTGCGAACGGCTGCAGGGGCCGCCCACCCCAATCGGCAAGGAGACCGAGGGCAGCCTCAGCGACTCGGATTTTAAGGAGCCGCCATCCGAGGGCCGCCTCGACGCGATGCCCGGGCCCCCCCGCGCCGGCGGTCCCTCCCCAGGCGGGCCAGCGGCGGCGCGACTGGCGGAGGACCCGGCCCCTCATTACCCCTCGGGTGCGCCGGCCCCGGGCCCGCACCCAGCCGCGGGAGAGCTGCCGCCAGGTCCCGGCGGGCCCTCGGTCATACACTCTCCGCCACCACCGCCGCCGCAGGCGGTGCTCGCCAAGCCCAAGCTATGGTCTCTGGCAGAGATAGCCACATCCTCGGACAAGGTCAAGGACGGGGGCGGCGGGAGTGAGGGCTCTCCGTGCCCACCGTGCCCCGGGCCCGTAGCCGGGCAAGCCCTAGGAGGCAGCCGCGCGTCGCCGGCTCCGGCGCCATCGCGCTCGCCCTCGGCGCAGTGTCCCTTTCCAGGCGGGACGGTGCTGTCCCGACCCCTGTACTACACGGCGCCCTTCTATCCCGGCTACACGAACTATGGCTCCTTCGGACACCTTCACGGCCATCCAGGGCCTGGGCCAGGCCCCACAACCGGTCCGGGCTCGCATTTCAATGGATTAAACCAGACCGTGTTGAACCGAGCGGACGCTTTGGCTAAAGACCCGAAAATGTTGCGGAGCCAGTCCCAGCTAGACCTGTGCAAAGACTCTCCCTATGAATTGAAGAAAG